Proteins encoded together in one Cicer arietinum cultivar CDC Frontier isolate Library 1 chromosome 4, Cicar.CDCFrontier_v2.0, whole genome shotgun sequence window:
- the LOC101489286 gene encoding S-protein homolog 5-like yields MVTSPKFLSLIFMLLTFIGALQVKETKSLFLPKLTVHVTNNLTGGLQLGVDCKDKNTDFGFRALHTGESYDFTFRPRPFIRRSLYFCSFSWITGFHHFDIYVETRDQDDCEKHCNWVVKESGPCKIKAGSIECFHWNPEVVSGDGQLSHTLNV; encoded by the coding sequence ATGGTTACCAGTCCAAAATTTCtgtctttaatttttatgttactAACGTTTATTGGTGCTTTGCAGGTCAAGGAAACTAAAAGCTTGTTCCTTCCCAAACTAACCGTACATGTTACCAATAACTTAACCGGTGGTTTGCAACTTGGTGTTGattgtaaagacaaaaatacCGATTTTGGATTTCGAGCTCTACACACTGGCGAAAGTTATGACTTTACTTTTCGGCCTAGACCCTTTATACGAAGATCcttatatttttgttctttttcatGGATTACTGGATTTCACCATTTTGACATTTATGTTGAAACCCGAGATCAAGATGATTGTGAAAAACATTGTAATTGGGTAGTAAAAGAATCAGGGCCATGTAAGATAAAAGCTGGATCTATAGAATGCTTTCATTGGAATCCAGAAGTTGTTTCAGGCGACGGACAACTTAGTCATACTCTTAATGTGTAa